In the genome of Meles meles chromosome 4, mMelMel3.1 paternal haplotype, whole genome shotgun sequence, one region contains:
- the LOC123939788 gene encoding keratin-associated protein 7-1 — MTRFFCCGSYFPGYPCYGTNFHRTFRATPLNCVIPLGSPLNYGYGCNGYGSLGYSFGGSNMYNRGCCYGGSFCRPWGSNSGFGYSTY; from the coding sequence ATGACTCGTTTCTTCTGCTGCGGAAGCTACTTCCCCGGCTATCCTTGCTATGGAACCAACTTCCACAGGACCTTCAGAGCCACCCCCCTGAACTGCGTCATTCCCCTGGGCTCTCCCCTGAACTATGGTTACGGATGCAATGGCTACGGCTCCCTGGGCTACAGCTTTGGCGGTAGCAACATGTACAACAGGGGCTGTTGCTATGGTGGCAGCTTCTGCAGGCCATGGGGCTCCAACTCTGGCTTCGGCTACAGTACTTACTGA